Proteins encoded in a region of the Scomber scombrus chromosome 16, fScoSco1.1, whole genome shotgun sequence genome:
- the rragcb gene encoding ras-related GTP binding Cb, translating to MSIQYEEPTLAGSYGVVGSFPKSFGYGVEEEEEEDDMDESSASADKPRILLMGLRRSGKSSIQKVVFHKMSPNETLFLESTNKIYKDDISSSSFVNFQIWDFPGQVDFFDPAFDSEMIFKGAGALIFVIDAQDDYMEALVRLHLTVSRAYKVNPDINFEVFIHKVDGLSDDHKIETQRDIHQRANDDLADASLEKVHLSFYLTSIYDHSIFEAFSKVVQKLIPQLPTLENLLNIFISHSGIEKAFLFDVVSKIYIATDSSPVDMQSYELCCDMIDVVIDVSCIYGLMEDGSGCAYDKESLAIIKLNNTTVLYLKEVTKFLALVCILREESFERKGLIEYNFHCFRKAIHEVFEVGASTPSDVQNPASSSSNSLTGLKYAALNGSAH from the exons ATGTCTATTCAGTATGAGGAGCCCACGTTAGCGGGGAGTTACGGTGTGGTGGGCTCGTTTCCTAAAAGTTTTGGTTACGgggttgaagaggaggaagaggaggacgacaTGGATGAGAGCTCAGCATCAGCAGACAAGCCCAGGATCCTGCTGATGGGTCTGAGGAGGAGTGGAAAGTCCTCCATCCAGAAG GTGGTTTTCCACAAAATGTCACCAAATGAGACTCTGTTCCTCGAGAGCACCAACAAAATCTACAAGGACGACATTTCCAGCAGCTCCTTTGTCAACTTCCAGATCTGGGACTTTCCTGGCCAGGTGGACTTCTTCGACCCTGCATTCGACAGCGAGATGATCTTCAAGGGAGCCGGCGCCTTGATTTTTGTCATTGACGCTCAG GATGATTACATGGAAGCTCTCGTACGGCTACATCTAACCGTATCCAGAGCCTACAAAGTGAATCCAGACATCAACTTTGAAGTGTTCATCCATAAAGTAGACGGTCTGTCAGATGACCACAAaatagaaacacagagagacattcATCAGAGGGCCAACGATGACCTGGCGGATGCCAGCCTGGAGAAAGTTCACCTCAG TTTCTACTTGACCAGCATCTACGACCACTCCATATTCGAGGCCTTCAGTAAAGTCGTCCAGAAGCTCATTCCTCAGCTGCCGACTCTGGAGAACcttttgaacattttcatatct CACTCTGGGATTGAGAAAGCCTTCCTGTTTGATGTTGTCAGCAAGATTTACATCGCCACAGACAGCTCTCCTGTGGACATGCAGTCCTACGAACTCTGCTGTGATATGATAGATGTCGTCATCGATGTCTCCTGCATTTACGG ACTAATGGAGGATGGCAGCGGCTGTGCGTATGACAAGGAGTCTTTGGCTATCATCAAACTGAACAACACTACAGTGCTTTATTTGAAAGAGGTCACAAAGTTCCTCGCGCTCGTCTGCATCCTCAGAGAGGAGAGCTTCGAGAGGAAAG GTTTGATAGAATACAACTTTCACTGTTTCCGTAAAGCCATCCACGAAGTGTTTGAAGTTGGCGCCTCGACACCGAGCGACGTCCAGAATCCAGCGAGCTCGTCCAGCAACAGCCTGACGGGCTTAAAATATGCTGCACTGAACGGAAGCGCCCATTAA